In one Streptomyces sp. NBC_00597 genomic region, the following are encoded:
- a CDS encoding MFS transporter: MHGFGRYLAAALAARFASEGMSLAVVLLALERTGSAAYGAFVLTAWLAPHVLAAPLAGAAAARTGRPRLFHVVALTGFTCAVAALAVLLGRAPAPVVVAVALLGGSCGPMVTGGMSSLVAGLVPAGAGRDRAYAWDASTYNAAAVTAPAVVGLAAALGSAAPAMAALALAGTLAAVLAATLPYTTRQPDPTARPGAEPGAPAAAGLGAGLAALWRIRELRAITSATTLAFVGIGTLTTTSVLLASRLGSPGGGGVLMTAFAVGALAGSLTLGRITSVEPGRLARRAMAGTGAALAAAVFAPSVAVAAVLFAAAGVCDGPLLTATLRIRSEYAPDAVRTQVFTLGAGLKLTAASVGAALVGFAASAPPQALLAGISTLILASALLHALVARHGAAPTGAAAATTGPSEGSATAPAGRRTS, encoded by the coding sequence ATGCACGGGTTCGGGCGATACCTGGCAGCAGCACTGGCCGCACGGTTCGCCTCGGAGGGCATGAGCCTCGCGGTGGTCCTGCTGGCCCTGGAGCGCACGGGGAGCGCCGCGTACGGGGCGTTCGTCCTGACCGCCTGGCTGGCGCCACACGTCCTGGCGGCCCCGCTCGCCGGTGCGGCCGCAGCCCGCACCGGCCGGCCGCGGCTGTTCCACGTGGTCGCGCTGACCGGGTTCACCTGCGCGGTGGCGGCGCTGGCCGTGCTGCTGGGCCGGGCCCCGGCGCCCGTGGTGGTGGCGGTGGCCCTGCTGGGCGGCAGCTGCGGGCCGATGGTGACGGGCGGCATGTCCAGCCTGGTCGCCGGCCTGGTCCCGGCGGGGGCCGGGCGGGACCGGGCGTACGCATGGGACGCCTCCACCTACAACGCCGCCGCGGTCACCGCCCCGGCGGTGGTGGGCCTGGCCGCCGCACTGGGCTCGGCCGCGCCCGCGATGGCTGCGCTGGCGCTGGCCGGCACGCTCGCGGCGGTACTGGCCGCGACCCTCCCGTACACGACCCGGCAGCCGGACCCGACGGCGCGGCCGGGTGCCGAACCGGGGGCTCCCGCTGCGGCCGGCCTGGGTGCCGGACTGGCGGCCCTGTGGCGGATCCGGGAGCTGCGGGCGATCACCTCGGCCACGACGCTGGCCTTCGTCGGCATCGGCACGCTCACCACCACCTCCGTGCTGCTGGCGTCCCGGCTCGGCAGCCCGGGCGGCGGGGGCGTGTTGATGACGGCGTTCGCGGTGGGCGCGCTGGCGGGCTCCCTGACGCTGGGCCGGATCACGTCCGTGGAGCCGGGCCGGCTGGCGCGCCGGGCCATGGCGGGGACCGGGGCCGCCCTGGCGGCGGCCGTTTTCGCCCCGTCCGTGGCCGTCGCGGCGGTGCTCTTCGCCGCCGCCGGCGTGTGCGACGGACCGCTGCTGACGGCCACCCTCCGGATCCGCTCGGAGTACGCCCCCGACGCCGTACGGACCCAGGTGTTCACCCTCGGGGCGGGACTCAAGCTGACCGCCGCGTCGGTCGGTGCCGCGCTCGTGGGCTTCGCGGCCTCGGCGCCGCCGCAGGCGCTACTGGCCGGGATCTCCACGCTGATCCTGGCGTCGGCCCTGCTGCACGCACTGGTGGCCCGCCACGGTGCGGCGCCGACCGGTGCCGCCGCCGCGACTACAGGGCCGTCGGAAGGTTCCGCCACAGCTCCAGCCGGTCGGCGGACTTCTTGA
- a CDS encoding SDR family NAD(P)-dependent oxidoreductase, which produces MNSAAKSGNGNLQGAVVAVAGAGGPAGRAALLRLAEAGAVVVAADADASRLAESVDAARYAHGGATVTGDTVDLLDLEATKAWAERTEKEFGRVDGLVHLVGGWRGSKTFTDVDLADWDFLEKLLIRTVQHTSLAFHDGLLRSDRGRYVLISQSGAHKPVANNAAYNAGKAAAEAWTLSLADSFRKAGGEEGPGAAAAILVIKALVHDAMRAERPNAKFAGFTDVKELAEAIAGVWERPAIDVNGQRLWLTPQP; this is translated from the coding sequence ATGAACAGCGCTGCGAAGTCCGGGAACGGCAATCTCCAAGGAGCCGTCGTCGCGGTGGCAGGGGCCGGCGGCCCCGCCGGCCGTGCCGCTCTGCTCCGCCTCGCCGAGGCCGGTGCCGTCGTCGTGGCCGCCGACGCCGACGCGTCCCGCCTCGCGGAGTCGGTGGACGCGGCCCGCTACGCCCACGGCGGTGCCACCGTCACCGGGGACACCGTGGACCTGCTCGACCTGGAGGCCACCAAGGCCTGGGCCGAGCGGACCGAGAAGGAGTTCGGCCGCGTGGACGGGCTCGTCCACCTCGTGGGCGGCTGGCGCGGCAGCAAGACCTTCACCGACGTGGACCTCGCGGACTGGGACTTCCTGGAGAAGCTCCTGATCCGCACCGTCCAGCACACGTCGCTCGCCTTCCACGACGGGCTGCTGCGCAGTGACCGCGGCCGCTACGTCCTGATCAGCCAGTCCGGTGCGCACAAGCCGGTCGCCAACAACGCCGCGTACAACGCGGGCAAGGCGGCCGCCGAGGCCTGGACGCTCTCCCTCGCCGACTCCTTCCGCAAGGCGGGGGGCGAGGAGGGCCCGGGCGCCGCTGCTGCGATCCTGGTGATCAAGGCACTGGTGCACGACGCCATGCGCGCCGAGCGCCCCAATGCGAAGTTCGCGGGCTTCACCGACGTCAAGGAGCTGGCCGAGGCCATCGCCGGCGTGTGGGAGCGGCCCGCCATCGATGTGAACGGACAGCGTCTGTGGCTCACTCCGCAACCGTGA
- a CDS encoding low specificity L-threonine aldolase produces MKTDARRHHDPAVRGFASDNYAGVHPEILEALALANGGHQVAYGEDEYTENLQKIIRSHFGPYAEAFPVFNGTGANVTALQALTDRWGAVICAESAHINVDEGGAPERMAGLKLLTVATPDGKLTPELIDRQAWGWEDEHRAMPQVVSITQNTELGTVYTPDEIRAICEHAHGHGMKVHLDGARIANAAASLDVPMRTFTNTVGVDVLSYGGTKNGMMFGEAVVVVNPDAVRQMKHIRKMSMQLASKMRFVSVQLEALLAKDLWLRNAQHANAMAQRLAAGVRETDGVEILYPVQANAVFAKLPHEVSRRLQKRYRFYFWDEVAGHVRWMCGFDTQEEDVDGFLQALKEEMSR; encoded by the coding sequence GTGAAAACCGATGCCCGCCGCCACCACGACCCGGCGGTACGCGGATTCGCGAGCGACAACTACGCGGGGGTCCATCCAGAGATCCTGGAAGCCCTCGCCCTGGCCAACGGCGGCCACCAGGTCGCCTACGGCGAGGACGAGTACACCGAAAACCTGCAGAAGATCATCCGCAGCCACTTCGGCCCGTACGCGGAGGCCTTCCCGGTCTTCAACGGCACCGGCGCGAACGTCACGGCCCTCCAGGCCCTGACGGACCGCTGGGGTGCGGTGATCTGTGCCGAGTCGGCGCACATCAACGTCGACGAGGGCGGCGCGCCGGAGCGGATGGCCGGGCTCAAGCTGCTCACCGTCGCCACCCCGGACGGCAAGCTCACCCCCGAGCTCATCGACCGGCAGGCCTGGGGCTGGGAGGACGAGCACCGGGCGATGCCGCAGGTCGTCTCGATCACCCAGAACACCGAGCTCGGCACGGTCTACACGCCGGACGAGATCCGGGCGATCTGCGAGCACGCGCACGGCCACGGCATGAAGGTCCACCTCGACGGGGCCCGGATAGCCAACGCCGCGGCCTCGCTCGACGTGCCGATGCGCACGTTCACCAACACGGTGGGCGTGGACGTGCTGTCGTACGGCGGCACCAAGAACGGCATGATGTTCGGCGAGGCCGTGGTGGTCGTCAACCCGGACGCGGTCCGGCAGATGAAGCACATCCGCAAGATGTCGATGCAGCTCGCGTCCAAGATGCGGTTCGTGTCGGTGCAGCTGGAGGCGCTGCTCGCCAAGGACCTGTGGCTGCGCAACGCGCAGCACGCCAACGCGATGGCGCAGCGGCTCGCGGCCGGCGTGCGCGAGACCGACGGGGTGGAGATCCTCTACCCGGTGCAGGCGAACGCGGTGTTCGCGAAGCTGCCGCACGAGGTGTCGCGGCGGCTGCAGAAGCGATACCGCTTCTACTTCTGGGACGAGGTCGCCGGCCACGTGCGCTGGATGTGCGGCTTCGACACCCAGGAGGAGGACGTGGACGGCTTCCTCCAGGCGTTGAAGGAGGAGATGTCCCGCTAA
- a CDS encoding alginate lyase family protein produces MRYGVPAGPAALALGLAAALTLAPAAHAGPPRPAPAPAAAPAQFAHPGVLNSRAQLDFVRTKVQAGQQPWKAAFDAMLASPYSSLSRTPKPRAVVECGSYSNPDIGCSDEREDAIAAYGDALAWYITRDARYAKKSIELMDAWSAKIKDHTNSNAPLQSGWAGSTWPRAAEIIKHTYTGGWPGQGRFATMLRDVYLPEVVDGKPNSNGNWELIMMDAAVGISVDLDDRAAYDKAMAIYLGRVPAYFYLASDGPQPKYPPRSSIDTKNELIDYWHGQDTFVNGLAQETCRDFGHTGMAIAATMHVAETSRIQGRDLYPEFKDRFRQALGFHAGYELGAPVPSWLCGGSLHKGIGPATEVGYNALHTRLGVGMEKTRELTEGRRPAGTENHFEAWETLTHAENPN; encoded by the coding sequence ATGCGTTACGGAGTCCCCGCGGGGCCGGCCGCCCTCGCACTCGGATTGGCCGCGGCCCTGACCCTCGCCCCCGCCGCCCACGCCGGCCCCCCACGGCCGGCCCCCGCCCCTGCCGCGGCCCCCGCGCAGTTCGCCCATCCAGGGGTGCTGAACAGCCGCGCCCAACTGGACTTCGTGCGCACGAAGGTTCAGGCGGGGCAGCAGCCGTGGAAGGCGGCGTTCGACGCCATGCTCGCCAGCCCGTACAGCTCGCTGTCGCGCACGCCCAAACCGCGCGCCGTCGTCGAGTGCGGTTCGTACTCGAACCCGGACATCGGCTGCTCCGACGAACGCGAGGACGCCATCGCCGCGTACGGCGACGCCCTCGCCTGGTACATCACCCGCGACGCCAGGTACGCGAAGAAGTCGATCGAGCTGATGGACGCCTGGTCGGCGAAGATCAAGGACCACACCAACAGCAACGCCCCGCTGCAGAGCGGCTGGGCGGGATCCACCTGGCCGCGCGCCGCCGAGATCATCAAGCACACGTACACCGGGGGTTGGCCCGGCCAGGGGCGCTTCGCCACCATGCTGCGCGACGTCTACCTGCCGGAAGTCGTGGACGGGAAGCCGAACAGCAACGGCAACTGGGAACTGATCATGATGGACGCCGCCGTCGGAATCTCCGTCGACCTCGACGACCGCGCCGCCTACGACAAGGCGATGGCGATCTACCTCGGCCGGGTCCCCGCGTACTTCTACCTGGCCTCCGACGGCCCGCAGCCGAAGTACCCGCCGCGCTCCTCCATCGACACCAAGAACGAGCTGATCGACTACTGGCACGGCCAGGACACGTTCGTGAACGGCCTCGCGCAGGAGACCTGCCGGGACTTCGGCCACACCGGCATGGCGATCGCCGCGACCATGCACGTCGCCGAGACCTCGCGGATCCAAGGGCGCGACCTCTACCCGGAGTTCAAGGACCGCTTCCGGCAGGCACTGGGCTTCCACGCCGGGTACGAACTCGGCGCGCCGGTGCCGTCGTGGCTGTGCGGCGGGAGCCTGCACAAGGGCATCGGCCCGGCGACCGAAGTCGGCTACAACGCCCTGCACACGCGGCTGGGCGTCGGCATGGAGAAGACCCGCGAGCTCACCGAGGGGCGGCGCCCCGCGGGTACCGAAAACCATTTCGAGGCGTGGGAGACGCTCACCCACGCCGAGAACCCGAACTGA
- a CDS encoding DUF6421 family protein, protein MTEILVPGSGGAVITAGARVVDHPAWPELKAAVEEIRPWQAKDGSIDVEAADAPAPAVVEAAVERAIGAIEVLSPLLPHAEAYHRALVSDLRKWVADGFKVPDFLDSLLAFHPAAGRADGLQHLVVFPMYTQNGNLDRNFEAVVLKMVWPEWLSELERTRYDNPLFLGITFEDFTPGYDTHSAVLFPETIAVREAPERFTWGGIFCDREAARYRKVTEAAVDILGIELPEDIARMVEDQERCEKAFVLWDMVHDRTHSHGDLPFDPFMIKQRQPFWMYGLEELRCDLTAFKEAVKLESEGNEHGRDVQYAVLFDRMFRFPVSGDRNRNYDGLGGQLLFAYLHKHDVVRWTDNKLKIDWMRAPQVTNQLCADIEDLYRAGIDRPKLVHWFKAYELVSTYLAPHPGSKWAKGPDALDLTQPPRKLVDDVLPDEFPLSMFYEALAKKLKGVIASTKGITAVNADSVERVAA, encoded by the coding sequence ATGACGGAAATTCTTGTGCCGGGTTCTGGCGGTGCGGTGATAACCGCCGGTGCGCGGGTGGTCGACCACCCGGCGTGGCCCGAGCTCAAGGCCGCCGTGGAGGAGATCCGCCCCTGGCAGGCCAAGGACGGCTCCATCGACGTCGAGGCCGCGGACGCCCCCGCCCCGGCCGTCGTCGAGGCCGCCGTGGAACGTGCCATCGGCGCGATCGAGGTGCTGTCGCCGCTGCTGCCGCACGCCGAGGCCTACCACCGCGCGCTCGTCTCCGACCTGCGCAAGTGGGTCGCGGACGGCTTCAAGGTGCCGGACTTCCTCGACTCCCTGCTGGCCTTCCACCCGGCCGCCGGGCGCGCCGACGGGCTCCAGCACCTGGTCGTCTTCCCCATGTACACGCAGAACGGCAACCTCGACCGCAACTTCGAGGCCGTCGTCCTGAAGATGGTGTGGCCCGAGTGGCTCTCCGAGCTGGAGCGCACCCGGTACGACAACCCGCTCTTCCTCGGCATCACCTTCGAGGACTTCACCCCGGGCTACGACACGCACTCCGCCGTGCTCTTCCCGGAGACCATCGCCGTCCGCGAGGCGCCCGAGCGCTTCACCTGGGGCGGCATCTTCTGCGACCGCGAGGCCGCCCGCTACCGCAAGGTCACCGAGGCCGCCGTCGACATCCTGGGCATCGAGCTGCCCGAGGACATCGCCCGCATGGTCGAGGACCAGGAGCGCTGCGAGAAGGCCTTCGTCCTGTGGGACATGGTCCATGACCGCACCCACAGCCACGGCGACCTGCCGTTCGACCCCTTCATGATCAAGCAGCGCCAGCCGTTCTGGATGTACGGCCTGGAGGAGCTGCGCTGCGACCTCACCGCCTTCAAGGAGGCCGTGAAGCTGGAGTCCGAGGGCAACGAGCACGGCCGCGACGTCCAGTACGCCGTCCTCTTCGACCGGATGTTCCGCTTCCCGGTCTCCGGCGACCGCAACCGCAACTACGACGGTCTCGGCGGCCAGCTGCTCTTCGCGTACCTCCACAAGCACGACGTCGTGCGCTGGACGGACAACAAGCTGAAGATCGACTGGATGCGCGCCCCGCAGGTCACCAACCAGCTGTGCGCCGACATCGAGGACCTCTACCGGGCCGGCATCGACCGCCCGAAGCTCGTCCACTGGTTCAAGGCGTACGAGCTCGTCTCCACCTACCTCGCCCCCCACCCGGGCTCCAAGTGGGCCAAGGGCCCCGACGCGCTCGACCTGACGCAGCCGCCGCGCAAGCTCGTCGACGACGTGCTTCCCGACGAGTTTCCGCTGAGCATGTTCTATGAGGCGCTCGCCAAGAAGCTCAAGGGAGTGATCGCCTCCACGAAGGGCATCACTGCAGTGAACGCCGATTCGGTCGAGCGGGTCGCCGCGTGA
- a CDS encoding transglutaminase family protein has translation MQLIPQSPDIHAYLAADEVIDHDHPLVRETADALWVATAGAYSYAKVAFEFVRDAIPHSGDSGDLRVSWRASDVLGTRNGICYAKSHALVALLRAKGIPAGLCYQRLADDDGSNPAVHGLIALRLPGAVDWARQDARGNKPGVDAQFALDAERLAFPVRPELGEVDYPELYAAPHPAALAALKKSADRLELWRNLPTAL, from the coding sequence ATGCAGCTGATCCCGCAAAGCCCAGACATTCATGCCTATTTGGCGGCGGACGAGGTCATCGACCACGATCACCCGCTCGTACGGGAAACCGCAGACGCCCTCTGGGTCGCGACCGCAGGCGCATATTCATACGCCAAGGTTGCCTTCGAGTTCGTCCGCGACGCCATCCCGCACTCCGGCGACTCCGGAGACCTCCGCGTCTCCTGGCGCGCCTCCGACGTGCTGGGCACGCGCAACGGGATCTGCTACGCCAAGTCCCATGCCCTGGTCGCCCTGTTGCGGGCCAAGGGCATCCCGGCCGGTCTCTGCTACCAGCGGCTCGCCGACGACGATGGCTCGAACCCCGCCGTCCACGGGCTGATCGCCCTCCGGCTGCCCGGCGCCGTGGACTGGGCCCGCCAGGACGCACGCGGCAACAAGCCCGGAGTGGACGCGCAGTTCGCCCTGGATGCCGAGCGGCTCGCCTTCCCCGTACGCCCCGAGCTGGGGGAGGTCGACTACCCCGAGCTGTACGCCGCCCCGCACCCGGCCGCGCTCGCGGCCCTCAAGAAGTCCGCCGACCGGCTGGAGCTGTGGCGGAACCTTCCGACGGCCCTGTAG
- a CDS encoding 4a-hydroxytetrahydrobiopterin dehydratase, producing the protein MGVPKPMTHEEIAEHLAGLPGWEQDGDVITRTYPIRYHAAVAAIVTIADRSRRIQHHADLDLRIDHLRASITTHDAGNRLTRADFDLAHRIDAIVAAHQALPLD; encoded by the coding sequence ATGGGCGTGCCCAAGCCGATGACGCATGAGGAAATCGCCGAACACCTGGCTGGCCTGCCCGGATGGGAGCAGGACGGCGACGTGATCACCCGCACGTATCCGATTCGGTATCACGCGGCGGTTGCGGCGATCGTTACGATCGCGGACCGGTCGCGGCGGATTCAGCACCACGCGGATCTCGACCTCCGCATCGACCACCTGCGCGCGTCGATCACCACGCACGATGCCGGGAACCGGCTGACCCGGGCCGACTTCGACCTGGCGCACCGCATCGATGCGATCGTGGCCGCGCACCAGGCCCTCCCGCTGGACTGA
- a CDS encoding helix-turn-helix transcriptional regulator produces the protein MPVSPSSAAQAARCSVAHRLRELRSEAGLSGSELGTRCGWTHSKSSRIENARTPPTPDDIRRWCEACGAADQARDIIAQSQNAESLYTEWRRRSRSGLKQLQNSYIPLFRSTRLFRVYSATLLPHFIQTEGYAAGLLTAISLFRDIPNDVAEAVAARMERNLILREPGRRYVLLVEETALRHQLADTEAMAAQLGYLMTVGAMPSVSLGIIPMATPKRAQWPLETFHMYDDTLVSVELLAARVTVTQPSEIALYEKAFAALQKMAVYGADARALVMEAVAALQ, from the coding sequence CCCGCTGCAGCGTGGCTCACCGTCTGCGTGAGCTGCGCTCGGAGGCGGGTCTAAGCGGCAGCGAGCTGGGCACCCGCTGCGGCTGGACTCACTCCAAGTCCTCCCGCATCGAGAACGCCCGCACACCGCCCACGCCGGACGACATCCGCCGGTGGTGCGAGGCCTGCGGCGCGGCCGACCAGGCCCGCGACATCATTGCCCAGTCTCAGAACGCCGAGTCGCTCTATACGGAGTGGCGCCGCCGCTCCCGCAGTGGCCTCAAGCAGTTGCAGAACAGCTACATCCCTCTGTTCCGGTCCACTCGCCTCTTCCGCGTGTACTCCGCCACGCTCCTGCCGCACTTCATCCAGACCGAGGGCTACGCCGCCGGGCTGCTCACCGCCATCAGTCTGTTCCGGGACATCCCCAACGACGTCGCCGAGGCCGTGGCCGCCCGGATGGAGCGCAACCTGATCCTGCGCGAGCCGGGCCGCCGCTACGTCCTCCTCGTCGAGGAGACCGCGCTCCGCCACCAACTGGCCGACACCGAGGCCATGGCCGCCCAGCTCGGCTATCTGATGACTGTGGGCGCGATGCCGTCCGTGAGCCTGGGCATCATCCCCATGGCCACCCCGAAACGGGCTCAGTGGCCGCTGGAGACGTTCCACATGTACGACGACACCCTTGTGTCGGTGGAGCTCCTCGCCGCCCGTGTCACGGTCACCCAGCCGAGCGAGATCGCCCTCTACGAAAAGGCATTCGCGGCGCTCCAGAAGATGGCGGTGTACGGCGCGGATGCCCGGGCACTGGTCATGGAAGCCGTCGCCGCCCTGCAATAG
- a CDS encoding CGNR zinc finger domain-containing protein, whose translation MADSAQGFAAGSRLIELAEAVRTDPDLPRAELVALLARHGEHPAALTGRAFTEQGAAELRAAARRMGAVLAETDEDRAVEALNELFAQYAAPPRLTRHDGHRWHLHVDRGEGAGWGGWFLASGALELSRLLTECGRIAWGACAAEGCGRFFLGTGPGSARRYCTPSCATRARVAAHRRRKRAQAAERT comes from the coding sequence ATGGCCGATTCCGCGCAGGGGTTCGCGGCGGGCTCGCGGTTGATCGAGCTCGCCGAGGCGGTACGGACGGACCCCGACCTCCCACGAGCCGAGCTCGTGGCGCTCCTGGCGCGGCACGGGGAGCATCCGGCCGCCCTCACGGGGCGGGCCTTCACCGAGCAGGGCGCGGCCGAACTGCGGGCCGCTGCGCGGCGGATGGGAGCGGTCCTCGCCGAAACCGACGAGGACCGCGCCGTCGAAGCCCTCAACGAGCTGTTCGCGCAGTACGCGGCCCCACCTCGGCTGACCAGGCACGACGGCCACCGCTGGCACCTGCACGTGGACCGGGGGGAGGGTGCCGGGTGGGGCGGGTGGTTCCTGGCTTCCGGGGCGTTGGAGCTGTCCCGGCTGCTCACCGAGTGCGGGCGGATCGCATGGGGCGCCTGCGCCGCCGAGGGCTGCGGGCGGTTCTTCCTCGGTACCGGGCCCGGCAGTGCCCGGCGCTACTGCACCCCGAGTTGCGCCACGCGCGCGCGGGTCGCCGCACACCGCAGGCGCAAGCGGGCGCAGGCGGCCGAGCGGACGTAG